From Rhodopseudomonas palustris, a single genomic window includes:
- a CDS encoding c-type cytochrome — protein sequence MDTFELNKIVGAIFGTCLILLLSNFAAQAIFSPTKPEKQGYAIAVKEAEPAPSKDAAPKADEPIEKLLQTASVDQGSKAARKCAACHTFEKDGPNRVGPNLYGIVGDHRGEGRGGFNFSAAMKAKGGAWTFDELNKFLANPKGYIPGTAMSFAGIPNDKERADLIAYLNKNSDKPEPLPATAEK from the coding sequence ATGGATACTTTCGAACTCAACAAAATCGTCGGGGCGATCTTCGGCACCTGCCTGATCCTGTTGTTGTCGAACTTCGCCGCCCAGGCGATCTTTTCCCCGACCAAACCCGAGAAGCAGGGCTATGCAATCGCGGTGAAGGAGGCGGAGCCTGCTCCCAGCAAGGATGCCGCACCGAAGGCCGACGAGCCGATCGAGAAGCTGCTGCAAACCGCATCGGTCGACCAGGGCTCCAAAGCTGCGAGGAAGTGTGCGGCCTGCCACACCTTCGAGAAGGACGGCCCGAACCGCGTCGGCCCCAATCTTTACGGGATCGTCGGCGACCACCGTGGCGAAGGTCGCGGTGGCTTCAATTTCTCGGCGGCCATGAAGGCCAAGGGCGGCGCCTGGACGTTCGACGAACTGAACAAGTTCCTCGCGAACCCGAAGGGGTACATCCCCGGGACCGCGATGAGCTTCGCCGGCATCCCGAACGACAAGGAGCGGGCCGACCTGATCGCCTATCTCAACAAGAATTCCGACAAGCCCGAGCCGCTGCCGGCGACGGCAGAGAAGTAA
- a CDS encoding 3-deoxy-manno-octulosonate cytidylyltransferase: MTAPETLVLIPARMAATRLPGKPLLDIAGLPMVVQVLRRAQAAEIGRVAVATDTPEIAAAVTAHGGEVVMTRADHPSGSDRIFEALQTLDPEGRIQTVINLQGDFPTIRPEQIGAVLSPLADPAVDIATLAAEIHTDEEATNPNVVKVVGSPLAADRLRALYFTRATAPWGDGPRYHHIGLYGYRRAALERFVALPPSPLEGREKLEQLRALEAGMRIDVGIVDSVPRGVDTPADLETARRVLVG; encoded by the coding sequence ATGACAGCTCCCGAGACCCTGGTCCTGATTCCTGCCCGGATGGCCGCGACGCGCCTGCCCGGCAAACCGCTGCTCGACATCGCCGGTTTGCCGATGGTGGTGCAGGTGCTGCGCCGGGCGCAGGCGGCGGAAATCGGTCGGGTGGCGGTGGCCACCGACACCCCGGAGATCGCCGCTGCCGTGACCGCCCATGGTGGCGAGGTGGTGATGACCCGCGCAGATCATCCTTCCGGATCGGACCGCATCTTCGAGGCGCTGCAGACGCTGGATCCGGAGGGCCGGATCCAGACCGTGATCAACCTGCAGGGCGATTTCCCGACCATCCGGCCCGAGCAGATCGGGGCCGTGCTGTCGCCGCTCGCCGATCCCGCCGTCGACATCGCCACGCTGGCGGCCGAGATCCATACCGACGAAGAGGCCACCAATCCCAACGTGGTCAAGGTGGTCGGCTCGCCGCTGGCTGCGGACCGGTTGCGGGCGCTGTACTTTACCCGCGCCACCGCTCCCTGGGGCGACGGGCCGCGCTACCACCACATCGGCCTGTACGGCTACCGCCGCGCCGCCCTGGAGCGCTTCGTGGCGCTGCCCCCTTCTCCGCTGGAAGGTCGCGAAAAGCTCGAACAGCTCCGTGCGCTGGAGGCCGGCATGCGGATCGACGTCGGCATCGTCGACAGCGTGCCGCGCGGGGTCGATACGCCGGCCGATCTCGAGACCGCGCGGCGCGTGCTGGTCGGCTGA
- a CDS encoding extracellular solute-binding protein, with translation MAPLNRRNVLALGVGALAAAQFRAAAAAAETLAHGMSAFGDLKYPADFPHFDYVNPDAPKGGVFSTIPSVRAFNQSFLTFNSLNAYILKGDGAQGMGLTFTTLMARAGDEPDAMYGLAASRVAISADGLSYRFTMRPEARFHDGSRLTARDAAFSLNILKAKGHPVITQQLRDFIEAKAEDDTTLVATFKPKRGRDVPLFVAGLPLFSEAYYSKQRFDESTMDVPLGSGPYKVGRLESGRYIEFDRVPDWWGAKLPVNIGTYNFDTVRFEFYRDRDVAFEGFTGRSYLFREEFTSRIWNTRYDFPAVRDGRVKRDILPDETPSGAQGWFINTRRDKFKDPRVREALGCAFDFEWTNKTIMYGAYARTVSPFQNSDMMAEGPPSQGELALLEPFRGKVPDEVFAVPFSPPASDGSGQDRSLLRRGAQLLNEAGFEIKSGKRLTPSGEPFRVEFLLDEPAFQPHHMPFIKNLGTLGIDASLRQVDPVQLRARRDDFDFDLAIERYSFSTVPGDALRNFFSSQAAATKGSNNLAGIADPAIDAMIDVVIAADSRAKLVVAARALDRLIRAGRYWVPQWYSASHRLAYWDVFGHPSKLPKYAGVGVPELWWATDTAAAGRGK, from the coding sequence ATGGCGCCGCTCAATCGCCGCAACGTGCTCGCTCTTGGCGTCGGCGCACTTGCGGCGGCCCAGTTTCGCGCCGCCGCCGCCGCCGCCGAGACTCTTGCTCACGGCATGTCGGCGTTCGGGGATCTGAAGTACCCCGCCGATTTCCCCCATTTCGACTACGTCAATCCCGATGCGCCGAAGGGCGGCGTGTTCTCGACCATCCCGTCGGTCCGCGCGTTCAATCAGTCGTTTCTGACCTTCAATTCGCTCAATGCCTATATCCTGAAGGGGGACGGAGCCCAGGGCATGGGCCTGACCTTCACGACCCTGATGGCGCGGGCCGGTGACGAGCCGGACGCGATGTACGGTCTCGCCGCCTCCAGGGTGGCGATCTCCGCCGACGGTCTGAGCTATCGCTTCACGATGCGACCCGAAGCGCGGTTTCACGATGGCAGTAGGTTGACCGCGCGCGATGCCGCGTTCTCGCTCAACATCCTCAAAGCCAAAGGCCATCCAGTGATCACGCAACAACTGCGTGACTTCATCGAAGCGAAGGCCGAGGACGACACCACGCTCGTGGCGACCTTCAAGCCGAAGCGTGGACGGGACGTGCCGCTGTTCGTCGCCGGCTTGCCGTTGTTCTCGGAAGCCTACTATTCCAAGCAGCGGTTCGATGAATCCACCATGGACGTGCCGCTCGGCAGCGGGCCCTACAAGGTCGGCCGGCTGGAATCGGGCCGTTACATCGAATTCGATCGGGTGCCTGATTGGTGGGGCGCCAAGCTCCCGGTCAACATCGGGACTTACAATTTCGACACCGTGCGGTTCGAATTCTATCGCGATCGCGACGTCGCCTTCGAAGGCTTCACCGGGCGGAGCTATCTCTTTCGCGAAGAGTTCACCTCGCGGATCTGGAACACCCGCTACGACTTCCCGGCGGTCCGTGACGGCCGCGTCAAGCGCGATATACTGCCGGACGAAACCCCGTCGGGCGCGCAGGGTTGGTTCATCAACACTCGCCGCGACAAGTTCAAGGACCCACGCGTGCGCGAAGCGCTCGGCTGCGCGTTCGATTTCGAGTGGACCAACAAGACGATCATGTACGGCGCCTATGCCCGCACGGTGTCGCCGTTCCAGAACTCCGACATGATGGCGGAGGGCCCACCCTCGCAGGGGGAGCTGGCGCTGCTCGAACCGTTCCGCGGCAAGGTGCCGGACGAAGTGTTCGCTGTCCCGTTCTCGCCGCCGGCGTCCGACGGCTCCGGTCAGGACCGTTCGTTGTTGCGCCGGGGGGCGCAGCTTCTCAACGAGGCGGGATTCGAGATCAAGAGCGGCAAGCGGCTGACACCATCGGGCGAACCGTTCCGTGTCGAGTTTCTCCTGGACGAGCCGGCATTTCAGCCGCACCACATGCCGTTCATCAAGAATCTCGGCACGCTGGGGATCGATGCCAGTTTGCGGCAGGTCGATCCGGTGCAGCTTCGAGCCAGACGTGACGATTTCGATTTCGATCTGGCGATCGAGCGCTACAGCTTTTCGACCGTGCCGGGCGACGCCCTCCGCAACTTCTTCTCGTCGCAGGCAGCCGCGACCAAGGGCTCCAACAATCTCGCCGGCATCGCCGATCCGGCGATCGACGCGATGATCGACGTTGTGATCGCCGCCGACAGCCGTGCCAAGCTGGTGGTCGCCGCCCGGGCGCTCGACCGGTTGATCCGCGCCGGCCGCTATTGGGTGCCGCAATGGTACTCTGCTTCGCACCGGCTGGCGTATTGGGACGTGTTCGGCCATCCGTCCAAACTGCCGAAATATGCCGGCGTCGGCGTGCCGGAATTGTGGTGGGCGACCGATACGGCGGCCGCCGGCCGAGGGAAATAG
- a CDS encoding LLM class flavin-dependent oxidoreductase: MLPLSILDLSVVTTGTPPAVALRNSIDLARHADSLGYVRYWLAEHHNLPSVASPAPEIMIGQIAAVTERIRVGSGGVMLPNHAPLMVAERFKMLEALFPGRIDLGIGRAPGTDQATMHALRRRLDGREGDDFLERLQELTLWETRGFPPRHPYNSVVAMPDDTPLPPIWLLGSSDYSSELAAQVGMGFAFAHHFASHDAVEALTHYRSNFRPTRWRSTPHGILAVAAVVADTDEEAERLASSMDLSRLLRDRGRYVPLPSVEEALSYSYTEADRASITRNRSRLFVGSPATVRQALQPLITASRADELMVITATYDHEARKRSYSLLADAFELQRVAA, from the coding sequence ATGTTGCCGCTCTCGATCCTCGACCTGTCTGTCGTCACCACCGGCACACCACCGGCGGTCGCCCTGCGCAACTCGATCGACTTGGCGCGCCACGCGGATTCGCTGGGCTATGTGCGTTACTGGCTGGCCGAGCATCACAATCTGCCATCGGTCGCCAGTCCGGCGCCCGAGATCATGATCGGACAGATCGCGGCGGTGACCGAGCGCATCCGCGTCGGTTCCGGCGGCGTGATGCTTCCCAACCATGCACCGTTGATGGTGGCCGAGCGATTCAAGATGCTGGAAGCGCTGTTCCCAGGCCGGATCGATCTCGGCATCGGCCGCGCGCCGGGCACCGATCAGGCAACGATGCACGCGCTCCGCCGCCGACTCGACGGCCGCGAAGGCGACGATTTTCTGGAGCGGCTGCAGGAGCTGACCCTGTGGGAAACGCGCGGCTTTCCGCCGCGTCATCCCTACAACAGCGTCGTGGCGATGCCCGACGACACACCGTTGCCGCCGATCTGGCTGCTGGGTTCCAGCGACTACAGCTCCGAACTCGCCGCCCAGGTCGGCATGGGCTTCGCGTTCGCGCATCACTTCGCCTCGCACGACGCGGTCGAGGCGCTGACGCACTACCGCAGCAACTTCCGTCCGACCCGCTGGCGCTCGACGCCGCACGGCATTCTCGCCGTTGCCGCCGTGGTGGCCGACACCGACGAAGAGGCGGAGCGGCTGGCGAGCTCGATGGATCTCAGCCGCCTTCTGCGCGACCGCGGCCGCTACGTGCCGCTGCCGAGCGTCGAGGAGGCGCTGTCCTATTCGTACACCGAAGCCGACCGTGCCTCGATCACGCGCAATCGCTCGCGTCTGTTCGTCGGCAGTCCGGCGACGGTGCGGCAGGCGTTGCAGCCGCTGATCACCGCCAGCCGCGCCGACGAGCTGATGGTGATCACCGCGACCTACGACCACGAAGCGCGCAAGCGGAGCTATAGCTTGCTGGCCGACGCGTTCGAGCTGCAGCGCGTGGCGGCATAG
- a CDS encoding extracellular solute-binding protein codes for MTLTRRHLLQGGLLVAATPALNLSPGLFAVGAAHAEAALEGAKWRHGLSLFGDLKYPAGFARFDYVDPNAPKGGAARQIALGTFDNFNLAVAGVKGNIAAPVGYLYETLMTSSLDEVGTVYGLLAESAAHPDDFSWVVYRLRTEPRWHDGKPVTADDVVFSFDTLKKYSPRYASYYRHVVKAEKIGERDIRFTFDAPGNRELPTIVGELMILPKHWWEGTDAQGRKRDVSATMLEPPLGSAPYRIKDFVAGRSIALERVKDYWGEKLPARIGQYNFDELRFEYFRDNTVALEAFKADQADWIMENSAKQWATAYDFPAITDKRVVKEEFPINDSGRMQAFVLNTRRDMFKDARVRRAFNYAFDFEEMNKQLFYGQYTRIASFFEGTELASSGLPEGQELALLETVRDKVPAELFTQPYTNPVGGSPEAVRANLREAIRLVKEAGFDIQNRKLVDPSGKPVVVEMLVRDPSSERIALFYRPSLERLGVTVSIRVVDDAQYQNRTRAFDFDIITDLWGQSLSPGNEQRDYWGSQSADQQGSQNTIGIKNPAVDALIDKVIFAKDRPSLVAATRALDRVLLWNFYVVPQFTYGFMRYARWDRFGHAPLPKYARSGLPSLWWYDADRAAKLGKRS; via the coding sequence GTGACGTTGACCCGACGACATCTTCTCCAGGGCGGCCTGCTGGTCGCTGCGACCCCGGCTCTCAACCTCAGCCCCGGCCTGTTCGCGGTCGGCGCGGCGCATGCCGAGGCTGCGCTGGAGGGGGCGAAGTGGCGGCACGGCCTGTCGCTGTTCGGCGACCTGAAATATCCGGCTGGGTTCGCCCGGTTCGACTATGTCGATCCGAACGCGCCCAAGGGAGGCGCGGCGCGGCAGATCGCGCTTGGCACCTTCGACAATTTCAATCTGGCGGTCGCGGGCGTGAAGGGTAACATCGCCGCCCCGGTCGGGTATCTCTACGAGACGCTGATGACCTCGTCGCTGGACGAGGTCGGCACCGTCTATGGTCTGCTCGCCGAGTCCGCCGCGCATCCCGACGATTTTTCGTGGGTCGTCTACCGATTGCGCACCGAGCCTCGCTGGCACGACGGCAAGCCGGTGACGGCCGACGACGTGGTATTTTCGTTCGACACGCTGAAGAAATACAGCCCGCGCTACGCCTCGTACTACCGTCACGTCGTCAAGGCGGAGAAGATCGGGGAGCGGGACATCCGATTCACATTCGATGCTCCGGGCAATCGCGAACTGCCGACCATCGTCGGCGAATTGATGATCCTGCCGAAGCATTGGTGGGAAGGCACCGACGCCCAGGGGCGCAAGCGCGACGTCTCGGCGACCATGCTGGAGCCGCCGCTCGGCTCGGCGCCTTACAGGATCAAGGACTTCGTCGCCGGCCGCTCGATCGCGCTGGAGCGAGTCAAGGACTACTGGGGCGAGAAGCTGCCGGCGCGGATCGGCCAGTACAATTTCGACGAACTGCGCTTCGAGTATTTCCGCGACAACACCGTGGCGCTCGAAGCCTTCAAGGCCGACCAGGCCGACTGGATCATGGAGAACTCCGCCAAGCAGTGGGCCACTGCCTACGATTTTCCGGCGATCACCGACAAGCGCGTCGTCAAGGAGGAGTTTCCGATCAACGATTCGGGGCGGATGCAGGCCTTCGTGCTCAACACCCGCCGCGATATGTTCAAGGACGCCCGGGTGCGGCGAGCCTTCAATTATGCGTTCGATTTCGAGGAGATGAACAAGCAGCTCTTCTACGGCCAGTATACGCGGATCGCGAGCTTCTTCGAGGGCACCGAGCTTGCCTCCAGCGGCCTGCCGGAGGGGCAGGAGCTGGCGCTGCTGGAAACCGTGCGCGACAAGGTGCCGGCCGAGCTGTTCACGCAACCCTACACCAACCCGGTCGGCGGCAGTCCGGAGGCGGTTCGCGCCAATTTGCGCGAAGCCATCAGGCTGGTGAAAGAGGCCGGCTTCGACATCCAGAATCGCAAGCTGGTCGATCCGTCCGGCAAGCCGGTCGTGGTCGAGATGCTGGTACGGGATCCGTCCTCCGAGCGCATCGCGCTGTTCTACCGGCCTTCGCTGGAGCGGCTCGGCGTCACCGTCTCGATCCGGGTGGTCGATGATGCGCAGTATCAGAACCGGACTCGTGCGTTCGATTTCGACATCATCACCGACCTGTGGGGCCAGTCGCTGTCTCCCGGCAACGAGCAGCGCGACTATTGGGGATCGCAGTCGGCGGATCAGCAGGGCTCGCAGAACACGATCGGTATCAAGAACCCGGCGGTGGATGCGCTGATCGACAAGGTTATCTTCGCCAAGGATCGTCCCTCGCTGGTCGCGGCGACGCGGGCGCTCGACCGCGTCCTGCTGTGGAACTTCTACGTCGTGCCGCAATTCACCTACGGATTCATGCGCTACGCGCGGTGGGACCGCTTCGGCCACGCGCCGCTGCCTAAATATGCGCGCTCGGGATTGCCGTCGCTGTGGTGGTACGACGCCGACAGGGCCGCCAAGCTCGGCAAGCGCTCTTGA
- a CDS encoding endonuclease domain-containing protein, protein MIVRTTRTPIARRLRAQPTQAETLLWRRLRNRQLDGWKFKRQFPIDRFIVDFCCTEARLVVELDGGQHGQQTEQDAARTEVLSAMGYLVIRFWNNDVLSNIDGVLETIARTIRPHAFDPPHPSPLPDGEREPR, encoded by the coding sequence ATGATCGTCCGCACCACGCGTACACCGATCGCCAGACGCCTGCGGGCTCAGCCGACGCAGGCTGAAACGTTGCTGTGGCGGCGTCTGCGCAATCGCCAGCTCGATGGCTGGAAATTCAAACGCCAATTCCCGATCGACCGATTTATCGTCGACTTCTGCTGCACCGAAGCGCGGCTCGTCGTCGAACTCGACGGCGGACAACATGGACAACAGACCGAGCAAGATGCGGCGCGGACGGAAGTACTCTCCGCGATGGGCTATCTGGTCATTCGGTTCTGGAACAACGACGTGCTGTCGAACATCGACGGCGTACTCGAAACGATTGCTCGAACGATCAGACCGCATGCGTTCGATCCCCCTCACCCCAGCCCTCTCCCCGACGGGGAGAGGGAGCCGCGCTGA
- a CDS encoding prephenate dehydratase: MTQTMKIAFQGEPGANSHIAISDAYPTAEAMPCATFEDALSAISSGEADLGMIPIENSVAGRVADIHHLLPTSKLFIVGEWFLPIRHQLVAVRGAKLEDIKTVESHVHALGQCRRIIRKFGLKPIVAGDTAGSARVVAQRGDKSCAAIASRLAAQIYGLDILAEDIEDETHNTTRFVVLAREPRWAQQGSGQLVTTFVFRVRNLPAALYKALGGFATNGVNMTKLESYMVDGNFFATQFYADVEGHPEDRNLAFALDELKFFSREFRIVGVYPGHPFRATFSER; the protein is encoded by the coding sequence ATGACCCAGACCATGAAAATCGCATTCCAGGGCGAACCCGGCGCCAATTCTCACATCGCGATCAGCGACGCCTACCCCACCGCCGAGGCGATGCCTTGCGCCACTTTCGAGGACGCGCTGAGCGCGATCTCCTCGGGCGAAGCCGATCTCGGCATGATCCCGATCGAGAACTCGGTCGCCGGCCGCGTCGCCGACATCCATCACCTGCTGCCGACCTCGAAACTGTTCATCGTCGGCGAATGGTTTCTGCCGATCCGGCATCAGCTCGTGGCGGTGCGCGGCGCCAAGCTCGAAGACATCAAGACGGTCGAAAGCCACGTCCACGCGCTCGGCCAGTGCCGGCGGATCATCCGCAAATTCGGCCTGAAGCCGATCGTCGCCGGCGACACCGCGGGCTCGGCCCGCGTCGTCGCCCAGCGCGGCGACAAGAGCTGCGCGGCGATCGCCTCGCGGTTGGCGGCGCAGATCTACGGCCTCGACATCCTCGCCGAGGACATCGAAGACGAGACTCACAACACCACCCGCTTCGTGGTACTGGCCCGCGAGCCGCGCTGGGCGCAGCAGGGCTCTGGCCAGCTCGTCACCACTTTCGTCTTCCGTGTCCGCAACCTGCCGGCGGCGCTGTACAAGGCGCTCGGCGGCTTCGCCACCAACGGCGTCAACATGACCAAGCTGGAAAGCTACATGGTCGACGGCAATTTCTTCGCCACGCAGTTCTACGCCGACGTCGAAGGCCACCCTGAGGATCGCAACCTCGCTTTCGCGCTCGACGAACTGAAGTTCTTCTCCCGCGAATTCCGCATCGTCGGCGTCTATCCAGGACACCCGTTCCGGGCGACGTTCAGCGAGCGCTGA
- the metF gene encoding methylenetetrahydrofolate reductase [NAD(P)H]: MSDLPQQLPAISFEFFPPKTEEMERNLWQAISRLAPLHPSFVSVTYGAGGSTRERTHATIARILKETDLTPAAHLTCVDAPCGDVDEVVTRYHDIGVRHIVALRGDPTTGLGGTYTPHPQGYRSSADLVASIKRRYPDIDVTVSAYPEKHPESTGFDADLDILKAKVDAGATRAITQFFFDNDLYFRYLDRVRARGIGIPIVPGILPVQNFKQAAGFAARAGASVPDWLAKQFEGLDDDPDTRKLVAATVAAGQVHKLAKHGVNNFHFYTMNRADLVFAISHLLGFRPQAARQAA; the protein is encoded by the coding sequence ATGAGCGACCTGCCGCAACAGCTTCCGGCAATTTCTTTCGAGTTCTTCCCGCCGAAGACCGAAGAGATGGAACGCAATTTGTGGCAGGCGATCAGCCGGCTGGCGCCGCTGCATCCGAGCTTCGTCTCCGTCACCTACGGGGCCGGCGGCTCCACCCGGGAGCGTACCCACGCCACCATCGCGCGCATTCTGAAAGAAACCGATCTGACCCCGGCGGCGCATCTGACCTGCGTCGACGCTCCGTGTGGCGATGTCGACGAGGTGGTGACGCGGTATCACGACATCGGCGTCCGACATATCGTGGCGCTGCGCGGCGATCCGACCACCGGCCTCGGCGGCACCTACACGCCGCATCCGCAGGGCTATCGCAGCTCGGCCGACCTCGTCGCCTCGATCAAGCGCCGCTATCCGGACATCGACGTCACGGTGTCGGCCTATCCGGAGAAGCATCCGGAGAGCACCGGCTTCGATGCCGACCTCGATATCCTGAAAGCCAAGGTCGATGCCGGCGCGACGCGCGCCATCACTCAGTTCTTCTTCGATAACGACCTGTACTTCCGCTACCTCGACCGCGTCCGCGCCCGCGGCATCGGTATCCCGATCGTGCCGGGCATCCTGCCGGTGCAGAACTTCAAGCAGGCCGCGGGCTTTGCGGCCCGCGCCGGCGCCAGCGTGCCGGACTGGCTGGCCAAACAATTCGAAGGGCTCGACGACGATCCCGACACCCGCAAGCTGGTGGCTGCCACCGTCGCGGCCGGCCAGGTGCACAAGCTCGCCAAGCACGGCGTCAACAATTTCCACTTCTACACCATGAACCGCGCGGACCTGGTGTTCGCCATCAGCCATCTGCTGGGCTTCCGGCCGCAGGCGGCAAGGCAAGCCGCGTGA